CGCAGGCTGCAGTTCCGCCTGCGCGAAACGCGCCACCTCGGCATGACGCTCCCGCAGTCCGATCGCCGCCACGGCTTCGGCATAGGCTTGCGCCAGCTCGCGCCGCGTCGCCGCATCGGGCCGCCAGTAGTCCAGCCGCACCGCGTCGAGCAGGCGCTCGAGCGTCTGCGCGAAGGCGGCGCGGTTGGCCCCTTCCAGCCATGCGCGCGTGCCGAGCTGGTAGCGGTCGCGCACGTAGACGTCGTGCAGCGACTGCCACTGGTCCTGCCGCACCGCGGCGGGTGCGGTCACCTGCCAGCCCCAGAGGAACTGCGCGGTCTTGAGCACCTGCAGGGCGCCGCTGTAGCCCTCGGCCTTCTGCGCCGCTATCCACTGCGGGTGCAGGTAGCGCGTCTGCATCTCGCGGGCGATGGCGCCAGCGGCGGTGTCGGTGCGCACCGCCGTGCCTTCGCGCAGGTTCTGCACGTAGAGTGCCGGGTCCTTGCCGGTGAGCTGGCGCACCGCCAGTGCAATGCCGCCGAGGTACTGGAACGGGTCGTCGTTGGTCAGCACGCCGTAGAGGTTCGACGTGCGCGACATCAGCGCCGCGTCGACCTGCGCGAGGTTGCCGGCAAAAACGCCCGGCGGGGCGGCGTCGTCGAGGCCGTCACCATAGGCGTGGCCCATGCGGTCCGTGAAGAGCTGCGCCATCTGCGCGTCGCCGCCGCCACGACGCTGCGTGCGCCAGAGCTCGCTGGCCAGCGCCGCCTCCTCCAGGCCGGCGCCGTAACTGCCGGATTCGTTCGAGAACACGCGGGCGGTCGACCAGCGCTGCGCGTCGGCGGGTGCGGTGCCGCCGGCCGCCATGCGCCGCGCAAGCGCTTCGCTGTGGCGCGCCACGAAGTTGTCCTTGGCCGGCAAGGCCGCGACCTGGCGCACCGCCTCGTCGAGCCAGCGCATCACCACCGGGAACTGGTCGCGGTACGAACCGGTGACGCTCACCAGCACGTCGATGCGCGGCCGGCGCAGCAGCGCGTCGGGGATGACCTCGATGCCGGTCATGCGGCCCGCGTCGTCCCAGCGCGGCTGCACGCCCATCGCGTAGAAGGCCTGGCTCTCCATCACGCCCTGGTGGCGGAGCGTTTCGCCGGCCCACAGGGTGAAGGCGATTTTCTCGGGCGCCCTGCCCCCGTGCGTCTTCGCATGCTCGGCGATCCACGCATCCAGCGCGGCCGTGCCGACATCCCAGGCCGCACGCGTCGGCACGCGGCTGGGGTCGAAGCCGTAGAGGTTGCGGCCGGTGGGCAGGCTGTCGGGGTTGCGCACCGGGTCGCCGCCATAGCTCGCCTTCAGGTAGCGGCCGTCGAGCGCGGTGAGCAGGCCGTCGATTTCCTCGTTGTGCGCGAGCACGGCGTCGAGCTGACGCGCGCGTTCGGCGAGCGCGCGCAAGGCGTCCGAGCCGGCCGCTTCTTCGTGCCGCAAAGCGCGCTCCAGCCACTGGGCCAGCGGCGACGCAGCGAGGTTCTTCGGCTCGAGCAGGAAGGCCTCGTCGACGTCCAGCCGCAATGCGCCGGCCAGCGGCTTGCGCAGGATCTGCAGCACCGTCAGGCGGCGGCGCGTGGCGTCCGGCACCTCGCCGAAGGTCGCGAGGCCGAGCGGCTGCGCTGTCTGCGCCAGTTCGTCGAGGTAGGGGTGCAGCACGGCGATGAAGTCGGCGAAGTCGGCGCGGATGCGGGCCGGCGTCCATTGCAGGTCGCGGTCGTAATGCTGTGCGATGAATTCCTTGGCGAGCCCGGCTTCCATCGCGGTCTTCACTGGGCCGGGCGACAGCGTTTCCCAGTCGTGCATGCGCTCGTGCATCGCCTGCACGCCGGGGCGGAAGCCGGCCGGCGAGAACATCGGCGTCGAGTGGCTCACCATCGTCGCGCGGCCGCGGCGCTTGGCGGTGGTCGCTTCGCCGAGGTTGTCCATCACATACGGGTACACGTTGGGCAGGTCGCCCAGCGCGAGCATCGGGTCGTCCTGCACCGACAGGCCGCGCTCCTTGCCGGCCGACCATTCGACGGTGCCGTGCGTGCCGACATGCACCACGGCGCTGGCGCCGAACTGCGTGCGCAGCCAGAGGTAGGTCGCGAGGTAGCCATGGCTCAGCGGCACGGCCGAGCGGTGGTACACCTGCCCCGCCTTGTCGCGCACGGCGGTGCCGGGCTCGAAGCGCGGGGGCTGGCGCAGCACCACGACCTGGCCGAAGCGCACGCGCGGGACCACGAAGGCCGCCTCGCCATTCACCGGCCGGAGCATCGTCGAGCTTTCAGGCGGTCCCCAGTACGCCTCGATGCGCTGCTGCGTGGCGGCCGGCAGTGCGCGGAACCAGTCGAGGTAGCGCGCCAGCGGCAACGCAT
The sequence above is drawn from the Variovorax sp. J2L1-78 genome and encodes:
- the cobN gene encoding cobaltochelatase subunit CobN, with the protein product MGRVGLGSLGLWLCLALWGLGLPPAFAQTAAASSRIVLLSTRLVPPTRLAHQQAAASDAGLPLQVVSATDATPEALEKALDGSRLLVIDAPHLSLTQAAAERFGEVIARSTTPYVVVGEFGLVAKGQLSAAPPIAAERGIDAAWAQRLREYWRFSGDENLRAAMTALGRIGDMAGLPAPVVLPLAGFYHPDWPRVQADIASLDRLPGAPDAATAAIAVNVATLTSDDTGWLDRMIRSLEQRGLRAYAFYGPRQQKDLFFRMTHATGADGSARRKVDVIVNAALVFNPNDRKAELERIGVPVLQTLPAGAMDADQWARSTEGLATTDIAYYYSPSELAGMTDAMLVSARDAATGSLQPLPAQIDAVADKAAALVRLQRTPPAERRVAMLVYNYPPGEANFGASFLNVPRSVDGMLNAMQRAGYRTDAPGSEALIAKVQATMQAYYPVPGSDALQPLLAQDLADALPLARYLDWFRALPAATQQRIEAYWGPPESSTMLRPVNGEAAFVVPRVRFGQVVVLRQPPRFEPGTAVRDKAGQVYHRSAVPLSHGYLATYLWLRTQFGASAVVHVGTHGTVEWSAGKERGLSVQDDPMLALGDLPNVYPYVMDNLGEATTAKRRGRATMVSHSTPMFSPAGFRPGVQAMHERMHDWETLSPGPVKTAMEAGLAKEFIAQHYDRDLQWTPARIRADFADFIAVLHPYLDELAQTAQPLGLATFGEVPDATRRRLTVLQILRKPLAGALRLDVDEAFLLEPKNLAASPLAQWLERALRHEEAAGSDALRALAERARQLDAVLAHNEEIDGLLTALDGRYLKASYGGDPVRNPDSLPTGRNLYGFDPSRVPTRAAWDVGTAALDAWIAEHAKTHGGRAPEKIAFTLWAGETLRHQGVMESQAFYAMGVQPRWDDAGRMTGIEVIPDALLRRPRIDVLVSVTGSYRDQFPVVMRWLDEAVRQVAALPAKDNFVARHSEALARRMAAGGTAPADAQRWSTARVFSNESGSYGAGLEEAALASELWRTQRRGGGDAQMAQLFTDRMGHAYGDGLDDAAPPGVFAGNLAQVDAALMSRTSNLYGVLTNDDPFQYLGGIALAVRQLTGKDPALYVQNLREGTAVRTDTAAGAIAREMQTRYLHPQWIAAQKAEGYSGALQVLKTAQFLWGWQVTAPAAVRQDQWQSLHDVYVRDRYQLGTRAWLEGANRAAFAQTLERLLDAVRLDYWRPDAATRRELAQAYAEAVAAIGLRERHAEVARFAQAELQPALREAVAAPRPIEVATVRDAPVPVEVAPSPSSSDAESASDRVQGLKLEPVPEPTRAAPPVVQGLWAAFGVAVLMALGAWSQWRRGRRAVPA